Proteins encoded together in one Planctopirus ephydatiae window:
- a CDS encoding DUF6807 domain-containing protein: MLLQCLTLNTVAQATDQACLVVEISSGPVERAAMPLCVEVPAALQKAKELSLREVTGSGDAAIGKSIPCQIEAGSPLKVWWMLEHLPAGESRRYRLSAVNSDNSKAGNGTTAPAPDMTAAVDGQALAISVEGLPVLKYQQAVMPSADPAKPFYARSGFIHPIFDPAGRAVTEAMPADHMHQHALMFAWVNAEFEGRKVDFWNSHKEQGLVRNVRLEDIQVGPVFISFKARLEHVDETPEDGPRVALQELWEVKVFHRTDGFLFDWQSTLTCATESPLKLLKHDYGGLCLRGRDEWNKADGGEFLTSEGKTRANGNHTRPHWCDLSGPILQAKPVPEVKPMPEATPATGTTQDPAISLAPWGGIAVLDHPSNFRFPQPVRLHPSMPYLSVTPAPLGPFEIEPGKPYITRFRFFTHTGKPEASLIDQLWEDYAQPVASRVIE, translated from the coding sequence ATGTTATTGCAGTGTCTTACTCTTAACACCGTGGCCCAGGCCACTGACCAGGCTTGTCTGGTCGTGGAAATTTCTTCGGGCCCAGTCGAGCGGGCAGCGATGCCACTATGTGTTGAAGTACCTGCGGCACTGCAAAAGGCGAAAGAGCTTTCATTAAGGGAGGTCACCGGGAGTGGTGATGCTGCCATCGGTAAGTCTATTCCTTGCCAGATCGAAGCTGGTTCGCCGCTGAAGGTTTGGTGGATGCTTGAGCATCTGCCGGCGGGTGAGTCGCGGAGATATCGGCTCTCGGCGGTTAATTCCGACAATTCAAAAGCCGGGAACGGCACCACTGCTCCCGCTCCAGACATGACAGCCGCGGTTGATGGGCAGGCTTTGGCGATTTCGGTCGAAGGCTTGCCAGTCCTCAAGTATCAGCAGGCGGTCATGCCCTCGGCTGATCCTGCCAAGCCGTTCTATGCCCGCAGCGGGTTTATTCACCCAATCTTTGACCCGGCTGGACGCGCAGTCACGGAGGCGATGCCCGCTGACCATATGCATCAGCACGCCCTCATGTTCGCCTGGGTGAATGCCGAGTTCGAAGGCCGCAAGGTTGATTTCTGGAACAGTCATAAAGAGCAGGGGCTTGTCCGGAATGTTCGTCTGGAAGATATCCAGGTGGGCCCGGTCTTTATCAGCTTCAAAGCCCGACTCGAACATGTCGATGAAACTCCGGAAGATGGCCCTCGAGTCGCGCTGCAGGAGCTTTGGGAAGTTAAGGTGTTCCATCGAACGGATGGATTTCTCTTCGACTGGCAATCGACCCTGACCTGTGCGACGGAGTCTCCTCTCAAACTCTTGAAGCATGATTACGGTGGCTTATGCCTGCGTGGACGCGACGAGTGGAACAAAGCCGATGGTGGCGAGTTCCTGACCAGCGAAGGCAAAACACGAGCCAATGGGAACCATACGCGGCCTCACTGGTGCGATCTTTCCGGCCCCATACTTCAGGCCAAGCCAGTGCCTGAGGTCAAGCCAATGCCTGAGGCGACTCCAGCGACGGGCACCACCCAAGATCCAGCGATATCACTTGCTCCCTGGGGCGGGATTGCGGTTCTCGACCATCCCTCGAACTTTCGCTTCCCGCAACCTGTCAGGCTGCATCCCAGCATGCCGTACCTTTCGGTCACACCCGCACCTTTGGGCCCTTTTGAGATCGAACCGGGCAAGCCTTATATCACCCGCTTTCGATTCTTCACGCATACCGGCAAGCCCGAGGCCTCTCTCATTGACCAACTCTGGGAAGATTATGCACAGCCTGTGGCCAGCCGGGTGATTGAGTAA
- the frr gene encoding ribosome recycling factor, with protein sequence MDPDEILLDAEERMDKAAQVLQDQLVGLRTGRANASLVDSIRVEYYGSTTPIKQLATVSVPEPQQIMIKPFDQSILSEIGKAIQASDVGLAPNNDGRVIRLNVPPLSTERRKQIVARVKEMAEDARVAIRNIRRDANKHADTALKDKLMSEDIHESTKESVQELTKKYEGKVNTVAEAKEKEVMEQ encoded by the coding sequence ATGGATCCCGACGAAATTCTACTGGATGCTGAAGAACGCATGGACAAGGCCGCGCAGGTGCTGCAAGACCAGTTGGTGGGCTTGCGGACAGGCCGGGCGAACGCCAGTCTCGTTGATTCCATTCGAGTGGAGTATTACGGATCAACGACTCCCATCAAGCAGTTGGCGACAGTGAGTGTTCCCGAGCCGCAGCAGATCATGATCAAGCCGTTCGATCAGTCGATTCTCAGTGAAATCGGCAAGGCGATTCAGGCCAGCGATGTGGGCCTCGCCCCTAATAATGACGGCCGCGTGATCCGCCTGAATGTGCCACCACTTTCGACGGAACGCCGCAAGCAGATTGTGGCCCGCGTGAAGGAAATGGCCGAAGACGCCCGCGTGGCCATCCGCAACATCCGCCGCGACGCCAACAAGCATGCCGACACCGCTCTCAAAGACAAGCTGATGAGCGAAGACATCCACGAATCGACCAAGGAGTCGGTTCAGGAACTGACCAAGAAGTACGAAGGCAAAGTCAACACCGTCGCGGAAGCGAAGGAAAAGGAAGTGATGGAGCAGTAG
- the pyk gene encoding pyruvate kinase: MSYVLRSETPFAKTKIIATVGPASSSPEKLRELAIAGVDIFRLNFAHAKYDILEGVLDSIRKISHELGTPIGVLGDLSGPKIRLGLLPEDGIRCRYGAKFEFVRQVAAGADNQLTCTYEQLIDDLRPGDRVLLADGTVSMKVLEQDASAGKVVCEVTQAGMIRSKQGVNLPGVALSTPSLTLKDREDLQWALDHQLDYIGLSFVRSAQDLRDLRKVIAEHSTTTPPWIVAKIEKVEAINDLEAIIGETDAVMVARGDLGVEADVDRVPVLQKRIIRLCNEHRIPVITATQMLDSMQKNELPTRAEATDVANAVLDGTDAVMLSGETAVGDHPVAAVSMMSRIAGHAERLLDPHKFVDKLALPRNRATAITEAVVCGAGNAAEQLGANLIVVATRGGKTAMALSRQRGTVPILALTDRPEIARRMKLYWGVTPLATEAVKYPPSELLAFVANYGKEHGLLSSGSKLVLVGNSDWNQEYHDVMIVHVMP; encoded by the coding sequence ATGTCTTATGTACTTCGTTCCGAAACACCGTTTGCAAAAACCAAGATTATCGCGACAGTGGGTCCCGCCTCCTCGTCTCCCGAAAAACTTCGCGAGCTGGCCATCGCCGGGGTCGATATCTTCCGGCTGAACTTTGCCCATGCCAAGTACGACATTCTCGAAGGAGTACTCGATTCGATTCGGAAGATCTCTCACGAACTTGGCACACCGATTGGCGTGCTCGGCGATCTTTCCGGCCCCAAAATTCGTCTCGGTCTGTTGCCAGAAGATGGCATTCGCTGCCGTTACGGTGCAAAGTTTGAATTTGTCCGACAGGTTGCCGCCGGTGCAGACAACCAGCTCACCTGCACCTATGAGCAACTGATTGACGATCTGAGGCCTGGCGACCGTGTGCTGCTCGCCGACGGAACGGTCTCGATGAAAGTTCTGGAGCAGGATGCCAGCGCGGGCAAGGTGGTTTGCGAAGTCACCCAGGCTGGCATGATCCGCTCCAAACAAGGGGTTAATCTTCCTGGTGTGGCGCTGAGCACACCTTCGTTGACACTCAAAGATCGCGAAGATCTGCAATGGGCCCTGGATCATCAACTGGATTATATTGGTTTGAGTTTTGTGCGTTCCGCCCAGGATCTGCGAGATCTGCGCAAGGTGATTGCCGAGCACTCCACGACGACGCCTCCCTGGATTGTCGCCAAGATTGAAAAAGTCGAGGCGATCAATGATCTGGAAGCGATTATCGGTGAGACTGATGCCGTCATGGTGGCCCGCGGTGATCTAGGCGTTGAAGCTGATGTGGATCGGGTACCCGTACTTCAAAAGCGGATTATCCGCCTCTGCAACGAGCATCGAATCCCTGTGATTACAGCGACACAAATGCTCGACAGTATGCAGAAGAATGAACTTCCCACTCGGGCTGAAGCGACGGACGTGGCGAATGCTGTCCTCGATGGCACCGATGCGGTCATGCTTTCGGGCGAGACGGCTGTGGGCGATCATCCTGTGGCGGCGGTTTCGATGATGAGCCGCATTGCCGGACATGCCGAACGGCTGCTTGACCCTCATAAGTTCGTCGACAAGTTGGCTCTTCCCCGCAATCGGGCCACCGCCATTACTGAGGCGGTGGTTTGTGGTGCTGGCAATGCGGCCGAGCAACTGGGAGCGAACCTGATTGTGGTCGCCACTCGCGGCGGCAAAACGGCCATGGCTCTTTCAAGACAGCGCGGGACAGTTCCCATTCTCGCACTGACGGATCGACCGGAAATTGCCCGACGGATGAAGCTCTATTGGGGGGTCACGCCCCTCGCGACCGAAGCGGTCAAGTACCCACCCAGCGAACTTCTGGCGTTCGTCGCCAATTACGGCAAAGAGCATGGCCTGCTCTCATCTGGCAGTAAGCTCGTCCTCGTCGGGAACTCGGACTGGAACCAGGAATATCATGACGTGATGATTGTGCATGTCATGCCATGA
- a CDS encoding sugar phosphate isomerase/epimerase family protein produces MSRPVTLFTGQWADLKLEDLCKKARDFGFDGLELACWGDHFEVDKALSDDGYCQRKRDLLEKYDLQVFAISNHLVGQAVLDKIDLRHKSILPAYVWGDGQPEGVNHRAAEEMKNTARAARKLGVSVVNGFTGSSIWHLTYDFPPTPKSMIDDGFQLLADRWNPILDVFQECGVKFALEVHPTEIAFDIYTAERSLQVLDRREEFGFNFDPSHLIWQGVDPVEFIRSFPDRIYHAHMKDAKVTLNGKSGILSSHLSFGDSRRGWDFRSVGRGGVQFEDIIRALNHIKYEGPLSIEWEDSGMDREHGAREACQYVKNVDFKPSGRAFDAAFSD; encoded by the coding sequence ATGTCTCGTCCTGTCACGCTCTTTACCGGCCAGTGGGCCGACCTCAAGCTGGAAGATCTTTGCAAGAAAGCTCGGGACTTTGGTTTTGATGGTCTCGAACTGGCCTGCTGGGGTGACCACTTTGAAGTGGATAAGGCCCTTTCTGATGATGGCTACTGCCAGCGGAAGCGCGACCTGCTCGAAAAGTACGACCTGCAGGTGTTCGCGATCTCGAACCATCTCGTGGGTCAGGCTGTCCTCGACAAGATTGACCTGCGGCACAAATCGATTCTTCCCGCTTATGTCTGGGGCGATGGGCAACCGGAAGGGGTCAATCACCGTGCCGCGGAAGAAATGAAAAACACGGCTCGCGCTGCCCGCAAGCTGGGTGTCAGTGTCGTGAACGGCTTTACCGGTTCCAGCATCTGGCACCTGACTTACGATTTTCCTCCCACACCCAAATCGATGATCGATGATGGATTCCAGCTTCTGGCCGACCGCTGGAACCCGATTCTCGATGTCTTCCAGGAATGCGGCGTCAAGTTCGCACTGGAAGTTCACCCCACAGAGATTGCTTTCGATATCTATACCGCTGAGCGATCTTTGCAGGTGCTCGACCGCAGGGAAGAATTCGGCTTCAATTTCGACCCCAGCCACCTGATCTGGCAAGGCGTGGACCCTGTCGAATTCATCCGCTCCTTCCCGGATCGCATCTATCATGCACACATGAAGGATGCCAAAGTCACACTCAATGGCAAGAGTGGCATTCTTTCCAGCCACCTTTCGTTTGGTGATTCCCGCCGGGGCTGGGATTTCCGCAGTGTGGGCCGTGGTGGTGTCCAGTTTGAAGACATCATTCGTGCTCTGAATCACATCAAGTACGAAGGCCCGCTTTCGATTGAATGGGAAGACAGCGGCATGGATCGCGAACATGGTGCTCGCGAAGCCTGCCAGTATGTGAAGAACGTCGATTTCAAGCCTAGCGGCCGGGCCTTTGATGCAGCCTTCAGCGACTGA
- a CDS encoding GNAT family N-acetyltransferase, translating into MPSAIIRPLNFPEVEQLVNWAALEGWNPGVHDAANFWAADPEGFLGLEVDGELAGGGSVVRHNAHFGFMGLFILRPEFRGQGLGEKLWYARRNHLLARLTPLPENSSGTIGLDAVTNMIPFYAKGGFVPQYRHCRYEALADSLPAIANFPEIVELSSIPRERIEIMDARCFPGARPNFLNRWLTQPGAVSLAWQEGNQLRGYSLLRRCRVGWKLAPLYAETPEIARALLLTSFQHTEGQSLVMDVPENDQAAIALCQSLGMTQIFECTRMYFGPIPTLAHEQIFGITSLELG; encoded by the coding sequence ATGCCTTCAGCCATCATTCGTCCTCTGAACTTCCCCGAAGTGGAACAGCTCGTCAACTGGGCGGCTCTGGAGGGATGGAACCCGGGTGTGCATGATGCAGCGAACTTCTGGGCCGCTGATCCTGAAGGGTTTCTAGGCCTTGAAGTCGATGGCGAACTGGCGGGAGGCGGGAGTGTTGTCCGCCACAATGCTCATTTTGGATTCATGGGCCTCTTCATCCTCCGGCCTGAGTTTCGCGGCCAGGGCTTGGGTGAGAAGCTCTGGTATGCCCGCCGGAATCATCTGCTGGCCAGGCTCACACCGTTACCAGAAAACTCTTCCGGAACGATCGGCCTAGATGCCGTCACGAACATGATTCCCTTCTATGCCAAAGGCGGGTTTGTGCCCCAATATCGACATTGCCGGTACGAAGCCCTGGCCGATTCGCTGCCAGCAATTGCGAATTTTCCCGAGATTGTCGAATTGAGTTCCATTCCCAGAGAACGAATCGAAATCATGGACGCGCGCTGTTTTCCCGGTGCCCGCCCGAATTTCCTGAATCGCTGGCTGACACAGCCGGGTGCTGTTTCACTCGCCTGGCAGGAAGGAAACCAGCTCCGGGGCTATAGTCTGCTAAGGCGTTGCCGAGTGGGTTGGAAGCTGGCTCCTTTGTATGCCGAAACTCCCGAAATTGCCCGGGCGCTGTTGCTCACCAGCTTTCAGCATACCGAAGGACAATCGCTGGTCATGGATGTTCCCGAGAACGACCAGGCTGCGATTGCACTCTGTCAAAGTCTGGGGATGACTCAGATCTTTGAATGTACACGTATGTATTTCGGCCCCATTCCAACGCTCGCGCATGAGCAGATCTTCGGGATTACGTCTCTGGAACTGGGTTAA
- a CDS encoding PAS domain S-box protein: MPQTKRRIISINLVLVIVLLAVNGFVTSVNIGRLFDAQRDVSHTFEVLRLLANLQEEMVTFESSCRGFVIARESTYLDSGLVALEQLPRTYANLSDQLADNPEQTRRLVELAPIIAERLRVAANAVQVFIESGEAELMKIARTGRARVQMDEIRSRVAEMINAERTLLDQRSAGVEFNYYVAIMTTLLAVLISTGVAIGAWRSIDQELAARIVAEQSARLTSENFRVTIHSVDDALVTTDAQGRITLMNDVAKSLIQVSDDVLGQPVDQIFQIMPDSATRTAEHPVHQVLRTGQKLAAKETNWLIRADGTRVAVDDRASPIRNTNGKLQGTVLVVRDISEKLKAAQAIRRRDERFRRVFDSSLVGMALCNKDGRIIDANETYLETIGYSREGLYSADLSWGDITPTQFSGLDTGAWEELRATGRCRPFEKEFIAQNGMRVPVLIAAVKLLDDEESEVAIYTVNLSQLRAAEQRYRMLTNASPQIVWIARPGEDNLYCNDRWYEYTGLTPEETRGMGWLHAVPTEHQELVAREWSTASRKPETCEFELPIRGRDGLSRWHLLRGVPQINSDGVVVEMIGTMTDIDALRQAQQELELADRRKDLFLATLSHELRNPLTPISNALEAWRAADLPPGELIEVREMLSRQTKQMVRLIDDLLDVSRISGGKIQLKPAILDVRECIRTSIEVAQPLIQQAGHQLTTDLPNEPVWINADATRVVQIVANLLNNAAKYTDPQGRIHLQVVPFEHQVEIQVIDNGAGIPAHMLEQIFGMFEQVGSSLDRAQGGLGIGLTLVRSLAELHGGSVVAFSEGLGKGSRFTITLPRSAAPVAKDPPVNNNSGEPPENAAKVETPLSGDDEGTATQLKTLNTNGSFQDQTTKQPAANLRIMIVDDVAASAKTLGMMLRAIGQPAEICLDGHEAIERVLANPPDLVFLDIAMPGIDGYQVARQIREQCPQRPVLVALTGFGQPDDRQRTQAAGFNQHLTKPTSLDSLRALLKHYGSSERPGESVRSDIHTD; encoded by the coding sequence ATGCCTCAGACGAAGCGGAGAATCATATCGATCAACCTGGTCCTCGTGATCGTCTTACTGGCTGTCAATGGGTTCGTCACCAGTGTGAATATCGGTCGACTGTTCGATGCCCAGCGGGATGTCTCGCACACTTTTGAAGTGCTAAGACTGCTGGCCAATCTGCAGGAAGAAATGGTGACGTTTGAATCAAGTTGCCGTGGTTTTGTAATCGCCAGAGAATCGACATACCTCGATAGCGGTCTGGTCGCGCTGGAGCAGCTCCCTCGAACTTATGCGAACCTCTCCGATCAACTGGCTGATAATCCCGAGCAAACCCGACGTTTAGTCGAACTGGCACCAATCATTGCCGAGAGATTGCGAGTCGCCGCCAATGCTGTTCAGGTCTTTATTGAATCTGGTGAAGCGGAATTGATGAAGATTGCCCGGACAGGCCGAGCCCGTGTGCAGATGGATGAAATCCGTTCGCGAGTGGCAGAAATGATCAACGCCGAAAGGACATTGCTGGATCAGCGTTCGGCTGGTGTCGAATTCAATTACTACGTGGCCATCATGACGACCTTGCTGGCCGTACTGATCTCAACAGGTGTAGCGATCGGTGCCTGGAGATCCATCGATCAGGAACTGGCCGCCAGAATTGTGGCTGAGCAGTCGGCCCGCCTGACGAGCGAAAACTTTCGTGTCACAATTCACAGTGTGGATGATGCCCTGGTGACAACCGATGCCCAGGGCCGCATTACCTTGATGAACGATGTGGCCAAATCACTCATTCAGGTGAGCGATGACGTGCTTGGTCAACCTGTCGATCAGATCTTTCAGATCATGCCGGATTCGGCGACGAGGACTGCTGAGCATCCCGTGCATCAGGTCCTTCGAACCGGGCAGAAACTGGCTGCCAAAGAAACCAACTGGCTCATCCGGGCTGATGGGACGCGTGTTGCCGTCGATGACAGGGCTTCGCCAATTCGTAATACCAATGGGAAGCTTCAGGGAACGGTTCTTGTTGTGCGGGATATCTCGGAAAAGCTCAAAGCGGCACAGGCGATTCGACGCCGTGATGAGCGTTTTCGCAGAGTGTTCGACAGCAGTCTGGTGGGCATGGCGCTATGCAACAAGGATGGTCGCATCATTGATGCGAACGAAACGTACCTCGAAACGATTGGCTATTCGCGCGAAGGGCTCTATAGCGCTGACCTGAGTTGGGGCGATATCACACCGACGCAGTTTTCGGGATTGGATACCGGCGCCTGGGAAGAGTTACGAGCCACAGGTCGCTGCCGACCGTTCGAGAAGGAGTTTATCGCACAAAACGGCATGCGGGTTCCAGTGCTGATTGCCGCTGTCAAATTGCTTGATGACGAGGAAAGTGAGGTGGCGATCTACACCGTCAACCTGTCACAACTGCGGGCTGCCGAACAGCGTTATCGGATGCTCACCAATGCCTCGCCACAGATCGTCTGGATTGCCCGGCCCGGCGAAGACAATCTTTACTGCAATGACCGCTGGTACGAATACACAGGGCTGACACCCGAAGAAACACGTGGTATGGGCTGGCTGCACGCTGTCCCAACGGAACATCAGGAACTGGTCGCGCGTGAATGGTCGACGGCCTCCCGCAAGCCGGAAACCTGTGAGTTTGAACTTCCAATCCGCGGACGAGATGGATTGAGCCGGTGGCATTTATTGCGAGGGGTGCCACAGATCAACAGCGATGGCGTCGTGGTGGAAATGATCGGCACCATGACCGACATCGACGCGTTGCGTCAGGCTCAACAGGAGCTTGAACTGGCAGACCGCAGGAAGGATTTGTTTCTGGCCACATTATCGCATGAATTGAGAAATCCACTGACGCCGATTTCGAATGCTCTGGAAGCGTGGCGGGCTGCAGATCTACCTCCCGGAGAACTGATCGAAGTTCGTGAGATGCTCAGTCGCCAGACAAAGCAGATGGTGCGTCTGATCGACGATCTGCTGGATGTTTCTCGCATCAGTGGTGGCAAAATCCAGCTAAAACCAGCCATTCTCGATGTTCGGGAATGTATCAGGACCTCAATAGAAGTTGCCCAACCGCTGATTCAACAGGCGGGTCACCAGTTGACCACCGACTTACCGAACGAACCGGTCTGGATTAACGCCGATGCCACACGCGTTGTGCAGATCGTCGCCAATCTGTTGAACAATGCGGCCAAGTACACCGATCCCCAGGGCAGGATTCATCTCCAGGTCGTGCCGTTTGAGCATCAAGTGGAAATTCAGGTCATTGATAACGGTGCAGGAATCCCGGCACACATGCTGGAGCAGATTTTCGGCATGTTCGAGCAGGTGGGAAGTTCGCTTGATCGAGCTCAAGGTGGATTAGGGATTGGTCTGACGTTGGTTCGCTCACTGGCAGAACTGCATGGCGGAAGTGTGGTGGCCTTCAGCGAAGGACTCGGCAAAGGAAGTCGCTTTACGATCACCCTGCCAAGGTCTGCTGCCCCTGTCGCCAAGGATCCTCCCGTTAACAACAATTCTGGCGAGCCGCCTGAGAATGCCGCGAAGGTCGAAACCCCGCTTTCAGGCGATGATGAAGGAACAGCTACTCAGCTTAAGACCTTGAATACCAATGGATCTTTTCAGGATCAAACCACAAAACAACCGGCGGCAAACTTACGCATCATGATCGTGGATGATGTCGCTGCGAGTGCAAAAACTCTCGGGATGATGCTGCGTGCGATTGGTCAGCCGGCGGAAATCTGTCTCGATGGTCATGAAGCGATCGAGCGAGTTCTTGCCAATCCTCCCGATCTGGTCTTTCTGGATATCGCCATGCCCGGGATTGATGGTTATCAGGTGGCCCGACAGATTCGCGAACAATGCCCCCAGCGGCCGGTCTTGGTGGCACTCACTGGTTTTGGCCAACCCGATGATCGTCAACGCACACAGGCAGCAGGATTCAATCAGCATCTGACGAAACCCACCAGCCTTGACTCTCTGCGGGCACTCCTTAAGCATTATGGAAGTTCGGAGCGGCCAGGTGAGTCAGTCAGAAGCGATATTCACACGGACTGA
- a CDS encoding rhomboid family intramembrane serine protease, with protein sequence MTTAPLHEFPTPARIARQIRLFTRQFPVTISFMLLSTMLFLLTFISGVESTESQSRNWGAISTLSFFREVEPQIWKNVTPELYGPFELWKGEWWRLLVTGFHHGDPVHLTLNLMVLAFLGPLVEQRLGKTSFSLFFIFSTVFSVCAELFWGESVVGISGGLFALLGYLVIARLRDEELARQLPDERWIFYLLMAAVMAGLSALEILNIGNTAHVSGLLVGVAWAVINPWSWPWRMVFIAAAFVLLLVAGYGAVHPFWLGRYHWYLSRLDKPDSAARIQLLRRAISYDPRLPGAWMELAERQQASQQPMDAWKTLLEGMLINRNNLELLEVTSQQWGLLKRLHLEPLATEIAVQTLGEDSSIWLKQFDEHLARNSLAPSMEDDLQDWSQQNPDSWLRSPLIELVRPRSVEPFKPSGLPDDSPNSASEGTTL encoded by the coding sequence GTGACGACCGCTCCGCTGCATGAGTTTCCTACGCCTGCGCGTATTGCCAGACAGATCCGACTGTTCACGAGGCAATTCCCCGTCACCATCAGTTTCATGCTGTTGTCGACGATGCTGTTTTTGCTCACCTTTATTTCGGGAGTGGAATCGACAGAGAGCCAATCCAGGAACTGGGGTGCGATTTCGACACTCAGTTTCTTTCGGGAAGTCGAACCACAGATCTGGAAAAATGTCACCCCCGAGTTGTATGGGCCCTTTGAATTGTGGAAGGGAGAATGGTGGCGATTGCTGGTGACAGGGTTTCATCATGGTGATCCTGTCCACCTGACTTTGAATCTGATGGTACTGGCATTTCTGGGCCCGCTGGTGGAACAACGCCTGGGAAAGACTTCTTTCAGCCTGTTCTTCATCTTCTCGACTGTCTTTTCAGTCTGTGCCGAACTCTTCTGGGGTGAGAGTGTTGTCGGGATTTCGGGCGGTCTCTTTGCACTCCTTGGCTATCTCGTGATCGCACGACTTCGAGACGAAGAACTCGCCCGGCAACTCCCCGATGAACGCTGGATTTTCTACCTGCTGATGGCGGCGGTGATGGCCGGCTTATCGGCTCTGGAAATCCTGAACATCGGAAATACCGCTCATGTAAGCGGCCTGCTGGTGGGAGTTGCCTGGGCTGTCATCAATCCATGGTCCTGGCCCTGGCGAATGGTCTTCATCGCAGCCGCATTCGTGCTGCTCTTGGTTGCCGGGTATGGAGCGGTTCATCCATTTTGGCTGGGCCGGTATCACTGGTATCTGTCGCGACTCGACAAACCAGATTCGGCAGCGCGTATCCAATTGCTGCGACGAGCCATCTCGTATGATCCCCGCCTTCCCGGTGCATGGATGGAACTGGCTGAACGACAACAGGCTTCGCAACAGCCCATGGATGCGTGGAAAACTCTTCTCGAAGGAATGCTGATCAATCGCAACAATCTCGAACTGCTAGAAGTCACCAGCCAGCAGTGGGGATTATTGAAACGATTGCATCTGGAGCCGTTAGCCACTGAGATCGCCGTGCAGACACTCGGCGAAGATTCGTCCATCTGGCTCAAGCAGTTTGATGAACATCTGGCACGAAACAGTCTTGCCCCATCCATGGAAGATGATCTGCAGGATTGGTCTCAGCAAAACCCTGATTCATGGTTGAGATCTCCCCTGATTGAACTGGTTCGGCCACGATCTGTCGAACCCTTCAAACCGAGCGGATTACCAGACGATTCGCCAAACTCAGCAAGTGAAGGAACAACACTGTAA